The following proteins come from a genomic window of Suricata suricatta isolate VVHF042 chromosome 5, meerkat_22Aug2017_6uvM2_HiC, whole genome shotgun sequence:
- the LOC115292685 gene encoding keratin-associated protein 24-1, protein MQSGSMSLLVSPGDCSGTSYRTHCYIPVPPSVALCSSDVSPTFGLCLPSNYQGNLWLLDNCQETCDEIPSCESPSCELTTCNASCTNSCVPRNSPTVDNVCSVRETTKTGLNPSCNPCTQTKGYVSGCYTPSQCGSKASQTLSNSFKFFGPLNCLSNSFRPLNHCRLGSLGYRSYQNLGFIPSGFSPSCYIPRSCQFQNYLMRNPRYPTYGPMRCQPLRYFSRSFQSLSYIPSTFPPLRYLCSSCRPLSCY, encoded by the coding sequence ATGCAGTCGGGCTCCATGTCTCTCCTGGTCTCTCCTGGGGACTGCAGCGGAACATCCTACAGAACTCACTGTTACATCCCAGTGCCTCCTTCTGTTGCCCTTTGCTCCAGTGATGTAAGCCCTACCTTTGGGCTCTGCTTGCCCAGCAACTACCAAGGAAATCTCTGGCTCCTGGACAACTGCCAAGAAACCTGTGATGAAATCCCAAGCTGTGAATCTCCTAGCTGCGAGCTCACGACCTGTAATGCAAGTTGTACAAACTCCTGTGTGCCACGCAACTCTCCAACAGTGGACAACGTTTGCAGTGTCCGTGAAACAACCAAAACTGGCCTCAACCCCAGCTGCAACCCATGCACTCAGACCAAGGGGTATGTATCTGGTTGCTACACACCCAGCCAATGCGGCTCTAAAGCAAGCCAGACCCTCAGCAATAGCTTCAAATTCTTTGGGCCACTCAATTGCTTGTCCAACAGTTTCCGGCCCCTAAACCACTGCAGACTGGGTAGCTTGGGGTATAGAAGCTATCAAAATCTTGGCTTCATACCCAGTGGCTTCTCACCATCATGTTATATTCCCAGAAGTTGCCAGTTCCAAAACTATTTAATGAGAAATCCCCGATATCCAACTTATGGACCCATGAGATGCCAACCGCTGAGGTATTTTTCTAGAAgcttccagtctctgagctatatACCAAGTACTTTTCCTCCTCTGAGGTATTTATGCAGTTCTTGCAGACCTCTGAGTTGCTATTGA
- the LOC115292686 gene encoding keratin-associated protein 26-1 has product MASNICSSGNCGFPSLGSHCYVPMTSSTALCTAGMNCGAAFCLPSQNRTWLLDNFSETHGQPSSYQPSSCVRTDCNIPYYPSTMYCASRPCRETCLFPISSYLSSSCQPSIHTRPQNYLSSYSRPQHHLSYGNQPQNFISCGYRPLNFVSSTCHPVRLLSNGCQPFGYVSSSFRPRGYMSNRFQPVHYIQNSFQPACSSSQTLQSPFIRRSC; this is encoded by the coding sequence ATGGCATCCAACATTTGCTCTTCTGGAAACTGTGGTTTCCCCTCTCTTGGGAGTCACTGCTATGTTCCTATGACCTCATCCACTGCTCTTTGCACTGCCGGCATGAACTGTGGTGCTGCTTTCTGCTTGCCCAGCCAAAACAGAACGTGGCTTCTGGACAACTTCTCAGAGACACACGGTCAACCTTCCAGCTACCAGCCATCCAGCTGTGTGCGCACGGACTGTAACATTCCTTACTACCCCTCCACTATGTATTGTGCCTCCAGGCCCTGCAGAGAAACCTGTTTGTTCCCCATCAGCTCTTATCTCTCCAGTTCCTGTCAACCGTCAATACATACTAGACCTCAGAACTATTTGTCTAGTTATTCCCGCCCCCAGCACCACCTCTCTTATGGCAATCAGCCACAGAACTTCATCTCCTGTGGATATCGACCACTGAATTTTGTGTCCAGCACCTGCCATCCTGTGAGACTTCTCTCCAATGGCTGTCAACCTTTCGGTTATGTGTCTAGCAGCTTCAGACCCCGGGGCTACATGTCTAATAGATTTCAACCTGTTCATTACATACAGAACAGTTTCCAACCAGCTTGTTCTTCCTCTCAGACTTTGCAATCTCCATTTATTAGAAGATCATGCTGA